GCTGTCGTCACGGACATCCCGTTGGAGGGACTCGAGGACGTCCGGTTCGTCGAGGCCTCGCGAGGGACTTTCGAGGGTGACACGTGGCGGATCGGCGATCTGCCCGAGGGGCGTGTCGAGACCGCCACGGTGCGGGCGACCGCACTCGGCGGGCCCGTCGAGAACGTCATCGTCGGCTGCGATGCGGACTGTGTGCCCGTCATGCCGCCGACCTGCGAGCCGAACGTCGACGTCTACTCCGACACCGACCGGTGTGATCGTGTCCGCGTGGATGAGCAGCCGGTTCTTCAGATCGACAAGTCGCTCGTCGGCGAGCTCGGCGACGATGAGGCAACCTACAGCATCACCGTCCGCAATGGGGCCGCGCCATCGGAGGGGGCGGTCACCGCAGGAACCCTCATCCAGGCGGTCGACCTTCCCGGATCTGGGATCGACTCGATCATGTACACCGACCTGTCCCAGGGGTCGATGGAGGGGAATGTGTGGAGCATCGGCACCCTCGCGGCGGGGCAGGAGGCGACGGCGACCGTATCGGCGCGGCTGACACCTGAGGCCACGTCGGTCGTCAACGCGATCTCTGTCAGCAGTCCCACCCGACCGCGAGAGCTCGGCCATCCGCACGAGGCCATCCCCAACGATGACGTCGGCAGCGACACCGACCAGGCGGATGTCGTCGACACCGCCCGCGACGGTGCGCTCGCGATCAACAAGGAGCTCATCGACCTCGGACCCGATGGCGTCAGGTTCGTCATCGAGGTCGGCAACCTCGGCGGGGAGACCGTCGAGAATGTGAGAGTCGTCGACCTCCCGGGCGATGATCTGGACGCGGCTCGGCTCGTCGAGCCGAGTGCCGGAACCTCCGACGGGCTGACATGGTCGGTGGGTGACCTCGCGCCCGGCCAGGTGGAGACGGTGCACGTCTCGGGGCGCGTCCCTCCCTCGGCGGAGCTCGTGAGCAACAGGGCCTACGTCGAATCCGAGAGTCACCCCCACGGCGGCGGCTTTATGCCGAATCCGACTCTTGAGACCGATACGGACCAGGGTGACGCTGTCGAGGTGCATGTACCGACCGCCGATCTTCGCATCGATAAGCGCCACCTTGGCACCGAGGGGGACACCGCAGCCTTTGAGATCGAGGCCTGCAACGTCGGGATCGCACCCGCGATGTCGGTGACGGTGACGGATGAGGGTGGAACCGGCGTCCACTCTCTGTCTTCAGACGATGCGAGGTTTGCGGACGGGACGTTCACCCTCGGCGACCTCGACCCAGGCGCCTGCGAGACGCTCAGCCTCACCGCCGCGATCGACGGGCCCGGGCACAACATCGCCTACGTCGACTCGCCCAGCGACCCGATCGATGAGGGTGCGAACCAGCCCAATGACTCGATTGAGGAGGATATTGACGGCTGGGATATCGTCCACGTCGATGGGCCCGTGGGTGCGGCCCGCGGCACGCTGCCCCTCACGGGGATAACAGCAGGAGGGGTCATTGTCGTCGGCACCCTGCTCACCCTGCTCGGTGCGGCCGCACTCCTGCTGCGACGGAGAAGCTGACCCGTTAGACGACGTGTTCCCCGGGAAACCCCCGGGGAACACGCGCGCACGGACGACAGTTGATCGTCGATTCCGTCGCCGTCACACGGCGCCGGCGTATCCGTTCTGGCGCCACGCCTCGTAGACCGCGATCGATGCCGAGTTGGCGAGGTTGAGTGAGCGGATGTGGGGCCGCATCGGGATCCGCACCCGCTGCGTCACCGCGTCGTGATCGAGAATGTGGTCGGGCAGGCCGGTCGGCTCTGGGCCGAACAGCAGCACATCACCCGGCTGATAGGCCACGTCGGCGAACGACTTGGTCGTTCTGCCCGTGAAGGCGAAGATCCGCCTGTTCTCACCCAGGTGCCCCAGCAGTGCATCGAAGTTGGGGTGGACGATCATGTCCGCAAGATCGTGATAGTCAAGGCCCGCGCGGCGCAGATGAGCGTCGCTGAAGTTGAAGCCGAGAGGCTCGACAAGGTGAAGGGTGATGCCTGTGCAGGCAGACAACCGGATGGCATTGCCCGTATTGGAGGGGATGCAGGGCTCGTAGAAGACGACGTCGAACACGGGCCAAGACTACCTACTGCTGATACGTCACTTCCAACGTGGCGCGGGCGATCGTGTGGAACAGCGCATTGAAGGCGACGGCGGCGGGGGATGTCTCATCCGGATCCAGCCCGAGAGAATCGACGTCGAGCGCGTGGACGGCGAAGATGTATCGGTGCGGGCGATCCCCTTCCGGCGGATTCGCACCCTCCCAGCCGAACAGCCCGCCGTCTGTTCGAACATGCGAGGCGGCGCCGGGCAGGAACAGATCAGACTCGCCCTGGCCCCGTTCGAGGAATGTCACAGTCGAATCGAGATCGACGATCGTCCAGTGCCAATAGCCCGACGGGGTCGGCGCATCAGGGTCGAAGCACGAGACGACGAAGCTCTGAGTCTCGGGTGGAAAATCTCGCCACGACAGGTGTGGAGACGTGTTCCCGTGCGGCTGCGTGTACTCCGACGGCATGGGCTCTCCGGGAACGAGATCTTCCGATTCCAGGACGAACGACGGAACCGCGGGAAGCGAGTCATACGGATCAGGGGCGACAGGGCGGTCAAGATTCATACCGCCAGTCTATGTCACACGTCACAGGCCGGCGAAAACCGGACTCGATTTTTGGCGAACGCGATCGTAGACTTATCGAACAAACGTTCTAGAAAGGGGTGTCGTGAACCACGCACAGCGGCTCGCACATGCACGCGACGTCCTCCACCGAGCAGAGACGGCGAGCGGGCTGAGCCGGACCGAGGACAAGCAGGGGTGGCAGACCCCGCAGGCGCTCACTCCTGTCCTCCCCACACTCACCCCAGGCATCGTCGCCATCGAAGGATCCACCACCATCCTCCTTGCCATCGCAGGCCACGCCTCCGCTCAGGGTGCCTGGATCGCCCTCGTCGGTCTGCCCCTCATCGGTTGGGGAGCGGCCGCAGAACACGGCCTCGACCTCACCCGCACCGCCCACATCCCGAGCCCCGGTGCCCGAGCCCCCGACGTCCTCACGGCGCTCGCGGATGGGTTCGACATCATCGTGGCTGGGGAGCTCGCACTCACGGTGCGAGATCGGCGGGCGCTCGCCCAACGGGTTCGTACGCGCGGTACGGCGATCCTCTCGACCGACTGGCCGACTGCGTCCGCTGTTCTGCGAGTGGAGGGGGGCGAGCCGAGCGGATATGACGCGGGTATCGGTCATCTCAAGGCCATCCGCTACACCG
This is a stretch of genomic DNA from Flaviflexus salsibiostraticola. It encodes these proteins:
- a CDS encoding tRNA (cytidine(34)-2'-O)-methyltransferase, giving the protein MFDVVFYEPCIPSNTGNAIRLSACTGITLHLVEPLGFNFSDAHLRRAGLDYHDLADMIVHPNFDALLGHLGENRRIFAFTGRTTKSFADVAYQPGDVLLFGPEPTGLPDHILDHDAVTQRVRIPMRPHIRSLNLANSASIAVYEAWRQNGYAGAV
- a CDS encoding YbhB/YbcL family Raf kinase inhibitor-like protein — its product is MNLDRPVAPDPYDSLPAVPSFVLESEDLVPGEPMPSEYTQPHGNTSPHLSWRDFPPETQSFVVSCFDPDAPTPSGYWHWTIVDLDSTVTFLERGQGESDLFLPGAASHVRTDGGLFGWEGANPPEGDRPHRYIFAVHALDVDSLGLDPDETSPAAVAFNALFHTIARATLEVTYQQ